The following is a genomic window from Chania multitudinisentens RB-25.
CAATGCGACGCGACGGACCCACGGCCAACACGGCCGCGTAACTGGTGCAATTGCGCCAACCCAAGCCGCTCGGGGTTTTCGATAATCATCAGGCTGGCATTCGGTACGTCAACACCCACCTCAATCACCGTGGTGGCGACCAGTAACTGCAATTCACCCTGTTTAAAGGCCTGCATCACCGCCTGTTTTTCCTGCGCTTTCATACGGCCATGCACCAACGCAACCTTTAGCTCCGGCAGGGCGGTTTGCAATTCTTCCCAGGTAGCTTCCGCTGCTTGAGCTTCCAGTAGATCAGATTCCTCAATCAACGTGCAGACCCAATAAGCCTGTCGGCTTTCCTCTAGGCAGGCATTTTTTACCCGCTGAATGATATCGGCACGGCGCGTATCAGGAATGGCAACGGTGGTGACCGGCGTGCGGCCCGGTGGCAATTCATCGATAACGGAAGTATCGAGATCGGCATAGGCAGTCATCGCCAGCGTGCGTGGGATCGGTGTAGCAGTCATGATCAACTGGTGAGCATGGAACCCTTGTTCTTCACCTTTTTCCCACAGCGCTAGCCGCTGATGTACTCCAAAGCGGTGCTGTTCATCAATGATTACCAGCGCCAAGCCATTAAACTGCACCTGTTCCTGGAAAATGGCGTGAGTGCCTACCACCATCGCTACTTGCCCGCTGGCAATCGCTTCTTGTTGCGCGATGCGCGCTTTCCCTTTTTGTTTCCCGGCCAGCCAACCCACGTCAATCCCCAGTGGTTCAAACCACTGGCGGAAGCTATTGGCATGCTGTTCGGCCAGTAACTCGGTCGGGGCCATCAGTGCGACCTGCTTGCCGTGTGTGATAGCGCGCAGTGCGGCCAGTGCCGCAACCAGGGTTTTTCCTGAGCCGACATCCCCCTGAATCAGGCGCATCATCGGGAAACCTTTCTGCATATCAGCTTCGATATCAGCTACCACCCGGTTCTGCGCATTGGTAGGCACAAACGGCAACTGAGCGAGGAAGCTGTTTTTCAGCCGATCGTCTGGCATGAGTGCAAGTGCTTTATAGCTCTGTGCTCCGGCGCGTACCGCCAACATACTGAGATTATGCGCCAGCAATTCTTCCAGAATCAGGCGCCTTTGCGCCGGGTGTTTACCCTGTTCCAAGTCGGTCAGCTGAATGTCTGGCGGTGGGCGGTGCAGAGTATGTAATGCCTGTGGCAAGCTTATCAGCCCACCGTTGAGTTCTGGCGGTAGCAGCTCAGCAATAGCACAGGTATCCAACAATTCCAGTGCCTGATCGGTCAGCTTGCGCAGCGTGGCTTGGCGGACGCCTTCGGTGGTGGGATAGACCGGTGTCAGGGCTTCCTGCAATTCAATTTCACTGCTTTCACCTTGAATTCGATATTCAGGATGAATAATTTCGGCACCGTGGCTACCGCGTTTGATTTCACCGTAAGCTGTTATGCGGCGGCCAGCCGCTAAACTATTTTTCATCGCTGCGTTGAAATTGAAGAAACGCATAGTCAGCAGACCCGTGCCGTCGCTAATCTGGCAGGTTAGCATACGGCGGCGGCCAAAACTGATATCGCTGCGTAACACTTCCCCTTCCACAGTAGCAAAAATACCGGGTAGCAGATCGTTGATGGAATAAAGACGAGTGCGATCTTCGTAACGCAGAGGCAGGTGTAGCAGCAAATCTTGAATGGTATTCAGGCCGATTTTGGCTAATTTCCCTGCCTGGCTGGCTCCAACCCCGGCAAGTGTTGTAAGAGGGACGGCATCCAGCAGGCGGCCTTTCATTGGCGTACCGTGGTTGCCTGCATGGTTGCCCACCATTCGGCGTCAGCGACCACTTGGCCTTGTTCATCAATATGCGGGCGGGGTAGCCCTTTGCGCTTGGCCACATTGGCTAACACCGGATAACCCCCCTCAAACAGCAGGCGTTGCCGTTCTTCTTCGTCCAGAGCACCGTATTCACGGCGATACATGCCTGCATTTTGCCGCTGACGTTGGGCTTCATACAAAATTAAAGCTGAAGCTACAGAAACATTAAGTGATTGCACCATACCGATCATGGGGATAATGATGTCTTGATCGGCCAAGGCCAGAGCTTCTTTGGTAATGCCGGTTTTCTCTTGCCCCAGCAGCACGCAAGTGGGGCGGGTATAATCCACTTCTCGAAAATCGATGGCACGTGCGGAAAGGTGGGTAGCCAGAATTTGCATCCCCTGGTTTTTCATATGGGTAACGGCATCGGTAATCGTGCGGTGGGTTCTGACGCTCACCCAACTGTTGCTCCCTGCGGCGGAAGAAACCAACGTACGCATTCGCGTGGTTGGCCAGACCGCATGTACCTGATGCACACCAACAGCGTCAGCGGTGCGGATAATGGCAGAAACGTTATGAGGTTTGTGCACCTGTTCCAGGCAGACCGTCAGATCGGGCTGCCGAGTGGCCAGCATTTCACAAATTCGTGCATAGCGTTCAGGGCTCATAGCGCTAGTTTCGGTTACGGTTAACTTTGATCACATCCGGCATGATACGGATTTTACGCATAATGTTTGCCAAATGGACGCGGTCTCGGGTCGTCAGGCGAATAAAGGCGCTGTAAACCCGGCCATCTTTCTCTTCGGTATTCAGGCTTTGAATGTTTGAGCCTGCCGCATTGATAGCGGCCGTCAGATTGGCCAGCGCCCCCTGATGGTTGAGCATATCTACTTTGATTTCGGCAATGAATTCCTGCTCGATTTCTGTATCCCACTCAACAGCCATGAATTTTTCTGGCTCTTTCTGGTAACCACGAATATTGCGGCAGGATTCATGGTGGATCACCAAGCCTTTGCCTGGGCTGACATGGGCAATAATCGGATCGCCCGGAATAGGCCGGCAACATTTGGCGAAGGTGATCAGAACACCATCAGCCCCTTTGATGGCCAGATTACGCACACCGGAAGAAACCCCTAAACTGGAATGATCGCCCTGTAAATTCTTCGCAATAACCACGCTCATGGCGTTGCCAAGGCCAATTTCTGCCAACAAATCATCCAGCGTTGCCAGCTTCATGCGTTCCAGTTCGTGGCGAATATTTTCCTGCGGCACTTCGGAAAGCTTGCGGCTGCCGCCCAGCGCATGGTTGAGCAAACGGCGGCCCAGGCTGACAGAATCATCACGCTTGAGGTTTTTCAGCATCTGGCGGATTTTGGCGCGGGCTTTTGAACTGACAACAAAGTTCAACCAGGCGGCATTTGGCCGTGCGCCGGGCGCAGTAATGATTTCTACCGTCTGGCCACTGCTTAGCGATTGTGACAATGGGTAAGGTTGCCGATCAACGCGAGCACCAACGCAGGCGTGACCAATATCGGTATGCACCGCATAAGCGAAGTCAACCGGTGTGGCACCCGCAGGCAGTTCAACGATACGGCCTTCTGGGGTGAAAACGTAAATTTCATCTGGGAATAGATCAGATTTTACGCTTTCGATAAATTCAAAGGAGCTACCAGCGCTTTGTTGCAGTTCAAGTAAACTCTGCATCCAGCGTTGGGCGCGGATTTGTGCGGTGGTGCCGGGGGTCTCACCCTGTTCTTTGTAGGCCCAGTGCGCGGCAACCCCCATCTCTGCCATCTGATCCATATCTTCAGTACGGATCTGGACTTCAACCGGCACGCCATGTGGGCCGATCAGCGAAGTGTGCAGTGATTGATAGCCGTTGGCTTTGGGAATAGCGATATAATCTTTCACCCGGCCTGGCCGCGGTTTATACAGGCTGTGTGCCTGACCCAGCACCCGGTAACAGGTGTCGACTTCTTTTACGATCACCCGGAACGCGTAGATATCCATAATTGAATGAAAACGCTGTTCTTTCAGGTGCATCTTGCAATAGATGGAATAAAGGTGTTTTTCCCTTCCGCTGACGCGGCAAGGAATACCTGCTTCGGTCAAACGCCCTTCGATCTCGGAAAGAATCTTCTGGATCATCTCCTTACGGTTACCGCGTGCAGCTTTTACCACCGCTTTGATCACCCGGTAACGGTTGGGATAGAGCGCCTCAAAACCCAATTCTTCCAGCTCGGTTTTCAGATGATGAATACCCAAGCGGTGCGCTAGCGGGCTGTAGATTTCCAGGGTTTCGCGCGCGATGCGCCGCCGTTTGTCAGGGCGCAACGAACCGAGAGTGCGCATGTTATGTGTGCGGTCGGCCAATTTGATCAGAACGACGCGGATATCTTGCACCATCGCCATGATCATTTTGCGGAAATTTTCCGCCTGCGCTTCTTTTTTATCCTGAAATTTTAGTTTATCGAGCTTGGACACGCCTTCAACCAGTTCGGCAACGCTTTTACCAAACAGCTGTTCCATATCCTGATAGGTAGCTGGAGTGTCTTCAATGACGTCGTGCAGCAGAGCGGCCATCAGCGTCTCATAGTCGAGACGCATTTCTGCCAGAATACAAGCCACGGCGACTGGATGAGTAATGTAGGGCTCACCACTAGAGCGTGTCTGTCCCTCGTGAGCATCACGTGCAACGAGGTATGCCTGTTTGAGGCGTTTAATCTGCTCCTCAGGCAAGTAACGTTGAATCAGCAGATTCAGGCTTTCAAACAGGTACAAGGCAGACTCGCAGCTTAATTAACGACGACCTTCAGCAATTGCGGTCACCGCCTGAATTTCTGCGGCTTCCTGTTCTTGCTGCTCCTGGCGCTCACGTACATCAAGGATCTGGCTGTTGATTAGCCCTTCTTCAATTTCGCGCAGAGCGATAACGGTGTACTTATCGTTCTCTTCGGGTACCAGAGCATCTTTACCACCGGTCTGGATTTGACGTGCCCGACGAGCAGCGACCAACACCAGGTCAAAACGGTTACCAATTTTCTCTACAGCGTCTTGAACAGTTACGCGTGCCATATTTGTGCTACTCCACAGGTGACGAAAAGACTGGGCATAATACTGAAACTGGCTTCAGTCTGCCAATAGTTTGCTGATTAAAGCGTCATGCCGCAGTATTTGGCGGCCCAAACGCAAACGTTCGGCGCGAATAATGGTTTTCAGATCGGACAAAGCCAGATCGAAATCATCATTCACGATTAAATAATCATACTCCGCATAGTGTGTCATTTCTGCAACGGCTTGCGCCATGCGTTTAGCGATCACGTCGTCTGCATCTTGCCCGCGCCCCCGCAGGCGGCGGCCTAATTCTTCCTTCGACGGCGGCAGAATAAAGATGCTGCGTGATTGGGGCATTTTGGCGCGGATCTGTTGTGCCCCCTGCCAATCGATATCAAGAAAGACATCAACACCGGTTGAGAGCACCAGTTCAATCGCCGCGCGTGACGTGCCGTAATAGTTACCAAAGACTTCAGCGTGCTCAAGAAATTCATCCTGCTCAATCATACGGCGAAATTCGTCTTTGGAGACGAAAAAATAATGCTCGCCATGATTTTCGCCCGGGCGGCTATCACGCGTAGTGTGTGAAACCGAAACTTGCGTGTCGTACAACGGTTGTGTCTTTAACAAAGCCTGAATCAGGCTTGATTTCCCTGCACCGCTGGGTGCAGAGACAATATAAAGCGTGCCTTGAACCATGATGATATTCGTTGATAGCGGTTGATAAGCCAGTGATAGCGGATGTGTATTTTCTCCGCACAGTATACACGGCTAAAGCACGGTATGCAGTGTTAGGTCGCATTTTGGCCGCTGCTTTCTGTTAAAAACAGGGGAAAAAAGCGAATTTGCGTAACGTATCTGGAAAATTTCGAGGTTTTCAGCAAGTGCTTATTCCTTTTTGGAATCACTTTGCATTTTTGTTTTTTCGTGATCGCCAATGTCGTGATTTCCGTTTTTACTACCCAGGACCAAGGAGGTGCACGATGTTGGGATACCGTGATCGCATCCGGAATGTGCTGATCGCCGCAGGGCTTCTGTGCGGCACAAACACCATCTGGGCGCAAACTTGCCCAGATTGGCGGCAGGAAAGATTGCAGTTGGAGATAACGGCATTAAATAGCCAACTGATGCATTGGGATGATGCTTATTATCGCCAAGGCCGCAGCTTAGTTGATGATGAGATATACGACAGTTTGCTACAACAACTGCAATTTTGGCAAAGCTGCGCAGGCCAGGAACCATTAGCGGACGCCGGGCAAATTTTACCGGCAGGCAAAATTCAGCATCCTGTGGCCCAGACCGGCCTGCGTAAACTGCCGGATCGTGCTGCTGTGGAGCAGTGGATGCAAGGGCACCGTGATTTGTGGGTTCAGCCCAAGGTTGATGGTGTGGCCGTCACGCTGGTTTATCAGCAGGGGAAACTGATCGGTGCGATTAGCCGGGGGAATGGGCAGAAAGGGGAAAACTGGTTGGAAAAGGTCAAAGCCATTCCTACGGTTCCCCAACATTTGCAGAGGGCGCCTGCGCGTTTGGTGTTACAAGGAGAACTGTTCCTGAAGGTGAACAATCATCGTCAACAGGCTCTTGGGGGGATCAACGCACGGGCAAAAGTTGCCGGCATGTTGATGCGTAAACAGCTTTCCCCAGAACTGAACCAGCTTGGTTTGTTCATCTGGGCATGGCCCGATGGCCCACCAAACATGGCTGAACGTTTGCAACAGCTTACCGCGATGGGGTTTACCCTTTCCCAGCAGTACTCCAAACCGGTCAAGACGCTGGCTGAGGTAGAGCAGTGGCGTACATCCTGGCATCGTGGCCCTTTGCCATTTGTCACCGATGGTATCGTCATTCATCAAGGAGGAGTTCCCGAAGGGCGTTACTGGCAAGCCAAACCTAGCGATTGGGCCGTTGCCTGGAAATACCCACCGGCTCAGCAGGTAGCCAGAGTGACGGACGTTGAATTTGCCGTAGGTCGTACTGGAAAAATCGCTGTGGTGTTGCTCTTGGAGCCGGTACAGATAGATGACAAATGGGTCCGGCGGGTTAACGTTGGTTCGTTGCCACTGTGGCAGAAGTGGGATATTGCGCCGGGTGATCACGTTGCGATCGGCTTGATGGGGCAAGGTATTCCGCATCTGAATCGTGTCGTTTGGCGGGCGGTAAAACGGGAGCGTCCCATAGCACCAAGGCCCGAGAATTATCATCCGCTGAGCTGCTTTACTCCACAACCCGGTTGTCGTCAGCAGTTTCTGGCACGTTTGGTATGGCTGAGTGGTACTCATGGGTTGGATATAGATGGTCTTAATGAGGCCGGATGGCAATCGTTGATCGCTCAGGGGCTGGTTGATGATTTGCTTGATTGGTTGCTATTAACTCCAGAACAGTTGAACGGTGTGCCGGGTATGGGTAACAAACGTGCGCAGGCTCTTTACCAACAATTTCATCAAGCGCGGCAACAACCCTTTGGGCGTTGGTTAATTGCGCTTGGCGTACCGCTTTCCCCTATTCAGATGGCTGAGATACAGGTGAAAAACTGGCAGCAAATGCAGCAGATAACGCTAAAGAGATGGCAGGAAGTTGCTGGTATTGGGGCTAAAAGAGCCAAGCAGATTCAAAGTTTTCTGCAATCATCGGCCATGCATGAGTTGGTAAACACGTTGGTGGAGCAAGAGATCAACGGCTTCGGTTCGTTACCGAATCATTCCATGATGGTAGGCTATACCGAAAATACGGAAAATGAATGAGATAACGCCGGGCTCTTTCAGGTGATGGTTATATTTTCTGTAGTCTTTGGCTCTGCTCCAAAATAACCACAAGTAAGGAAAATGAAAATTAAGATGAGAAACGCTTCAATGCTGGCAGCGGCTGCTGCGATCTTATTGTTGAGCGGCTGTGTTGCACCAATCCAGCAGGCCACGTCACAGAAATCGGTGCTTTGCGGTGTGGGGGAGCCGATGGTACAAACCACGCTTTACTTCGGGTTAAACCGCCCCGTAGGGCCAGTAATCACCGCTGTGGAATGGCAATCTTTTGTCGATCAACAGGTGACTCCGCGCTTTAAGGAAGGGCTATCGGTATTTGATGCGAAAGGGCAATGGCTGGGAAATGACGGTAAATTAGCGCGGGAAAACAGCAAAGCGCTAATGTTGATTCATACACCAGGTGCGGAAAGTGAGCAGAATATTGAAGCGTTGCGTACTCATTACAAACAGCAGTTTGTACAGGATTCTGTGATGCGTGTTGATACGCCGGTGTGTGTGGCATTTTGACAGGTAAATAGTTTGGGTTATGCCCGACAAATGGCCACCGGCAGTGACCATTTGAGAGCTGATACTTTTAGAGAACCAACCCGGCAACTGCCGCTGAAAGCAGGCTGACCAGTGTTGAACCGTAAACCAGTTTCAGGCCGAAACGTGAAACGACATTGCCTTGTTGTTCGTTCAGGCCTTTGATGGCACCGGCGACAATGCCGATAGAGGCAAAGTTGGCGAAGGACACCAGGAAGACTGAGAGAATACCCAATGTGCGCGGGGACATTTCCGCAGCGATTTTTTTCAGTTCGATCATCGCCACAAATTCATTCGCAACCAGTTTGGTGGCCATAATACTGCCCGCTTGTAATGCATCGTGAGCAGGGATGCCGAGCAACCAGGCCAGCGGGTAGAATACATAACCTAGAATTTGTTGGAAGCTGATGCCGAAAATAGCTGCAAAAATGGCGTTCACCGCCGCGATTAGCGCAATAAACCCGATCAGCATGGCGGCAATAATCATCGCTATTTTGAAGCCTGCCAGAATATATTCCCCCAGCATTTCAAAGAAGCTTTGGTCTTCATGCAGCTTGTTCAGCTTCAGTTCTGGTTCATCTTCAACCTGATAGGGATTGATAATGGAGAGAATGATAAATGTGCTGAACATGTTGAGGATTAACGCAGCCACTACATATTGAGCATCGATCATCGTCATATAAGCCCCTACGATTGACAATGATACCGTCGACATTGCAGTGGCTGCCATGGTGTACATTCGGCGCGGAGAGATATCCGCAATAATGCCTTTATAAGCAATAAAATTTTCAGATTGCCCAAGTACCAAGGTGCTGACGGTGTTGAAGGATTCCAGCTTGCCCATGCCATTCACTTTGGAGAGCAGTGTACCCACCGCGCGGATAATCAGCGGCAATATACGAAAATGCTGCAAAATACCGATCAATGCGGAGATAAAAATAATGGGGCATAAAACGCCAAGGAAAATAAACGATAACCCCTCTTTGCTCATGCCACCGAAAACAAAATCGGTGCCCTGTGCAGCAAAGGTCAGCAAAGTTTCAAAGAATCCGGCCACATGTTTGATCGCACCCAACCCGCTTTCCGAGTGCAGCAAGAAGTAGGCTAGCGCCACCTCAACGACCAGAAGCTGAATAATATAGCGCGGGCGGATTTTTTTCCGGTCATGGCTGACCCATAACGCGAGGGAGATGATAACAAGCAGTGCCAAAATAAAGTGCAAAATTTGTGACATAAACAGTCCGAACAGCATACAGGCTAGAAAAAAGGTACTTATACCCAATTTGCTGCCGTTCGTCAGCAAGAGGGATGGCTCAAATGAACCATCCTTCCTGTTATCCGGTAGTTAACTCAAATCAACATTCTTACTGCCAAAGAACCAGGTAAAAATGAAACCTGCCGTGTAAGCCACCAATAATCCAGCGGTGTAGACCATGATCCCGGCATAGATGCCCTGTGCCGACGTCATCAATGGAATAGATACGATACCGGAAGGACCAAAGACAGTGT
Proteins encoded in this region:
- the recG gene encoding ATP-dependent DNA helicase RecG, whose translation is MKGRLLDAVPLTTLAGVGASQAGKLAKIGLNTIQDLLLHLPLRYEDRTRLYSINDLLPGIFATVEGEVLRSDISFGRRRMLTCQISDGTGLLTMRFFNFNAAMKNSLAAGRRITAYGEIKRGSHGAEIIHPEYRIQGESSEIELQEALTPVYPTTEGVRQATLRKLTDQALELLDTCAIAELLPPELNGGLISLPQALHTLHRPPPDIQLTDLEQGKHPAQRRLILEELLAHNLSMLAVRAGAQSYKALALMPDDRLKNSFLAQLPFVPTNAQNRVVADIEADMQKGFPMMRLIQGDVGSGKTLVAALAALRAITHGKQVALMAPTELLAEQHANSFRQWFEPLGIDVGWLAGKQKGKARIAQQEAIASGQVAMVVGTHAIFQEQVQFNGLALVIIDEQHRFGVHQRLALWEKGEEQGFHAHQLIMTATPIPRTLAMTAYADLDTSVIDELPPGRTPVTTVAIPDTRRADIIQRVKNACLEESRQAYWVCTLIEESDLLEAQAAEATWEELQTALPELKVALVHGRMKAQEKQAVMQAFKQGELQLLVATTVIEVGVDVPNASLMIIENPERLGLAQLHQLRGRVGRGSVASHCVLLYKTPLSKTAQKRLQVLRDSNDGFVIAQRDLEIRGPGELLGTRQTGSTEFKVANLLRDQAMIPEVQRVARHIHEHYPQHAHALIERWLPETARYSNA
- the spoT gene encoding bifunctional GTP diphosphokinase/guanosine-3',5'-bis pyrophosphate 3'-pyrophosphohydrolase: MYLFESLNLLIQRYLPEEQIKRLKQAYLVARDAHEGQTRSSGEPYITHPVAVACILAEMRLDYETLMAALLHDVIEDTPATYQDMEQLFGKSVAELVEGVSKLDKLKFQDKKEAQAENFRKMIMAMVQDIRVVLIKLADRTHNMRTLGSLRPDKRRRIARETLEIYSPLAHRLGIHHLKTELEELGFEALYPNRYRVIKAVVKAARGNRKEMIQKILSEIEGRLTEAGIPCRVSGREKHLYSIYCKMHLKEQRFHSIMDIYAFRVIVKEVDTCYRVLGQAHSLYKPRPGRVKDYIAIPKANGYQSLHTSLIGPHGVPVEVQIRTEDMDQMAEMGVAAHWAYKEQGETPGTTAQIRAQRWMQSLLELQQSAGSSFEFIESVKSDLFPDEIYVFTPEGRIVELPAGATPVDFAYAVHTDIGHACVGARVDRQPYPLSQSLSSGQTVEIITAPGARPNAAWLNFVVSSKARAKIRQMLKNLKRDDSVSLGRRLLNHALGGSRKLSEVPQENIRHELERMKLATLDDLLAEIGLGNAMSVVIAKNLQGDHSSLGVSSGVRNLAIKGADGVLITFAKCCRPIPGDPIIAHVSPGKGLVIHHESCRNIRGYQKEPEKFMAVEWDTEIEQEFIAEIKVDMLNHQGALANLTAAINAAGSNIQSLNTEEKDGRVYSAFIRLTTRDRVHLANIMRKIRIMPDVIKVNRNRN
- a CDS encoding NupC/NupG family nucleoside CNT transporter, with translation MSQILHFILALLVIISLALWVSHDRKKIRPRYIIQLLVVEVALAYFLLHSESGLGAIKHVAGFFETLLTFAAQGTDFVFGGMSKEGLSFIFLGVLCPIIFISALIGILQHFRILPLIIRAVGTLLSKVNGMGKLESFNTVSTLVLGQSENFIAYKGIIADISPRRMYTMAATAMSTVSLSIVGAYMTMIDAQYVVAALILNMFSTFIILSIINPYQVEDEPELKLNKLHEDQSFFEMLGEYILAGFKIAMIIAAMLIGFIALIAAVNAIFAAIFGISFQQILGYVFYPLAWLLGIPAHDALQAGSIMATKLVANEFVAMIELKKIAAEMSPRTLGILSVFLVSFANFASIGIVAGAIKGLNEQQGNVVSRFGLKLVYGSTLVSLLSAAVAGLVL
- the ligB gene encoding NAD-dependent DNA ligase LigB encodes the protein MLGYRDRIRNVLIAAGLLCGTNTIWAQTCPDWRQERLQLEITALNSQLMHWDDAYYRQGRSLVDDEIYDSLLQQLQFWQSCAGQEPLADAGQILPAGKIQHPVAQTGLRKLPDRAAVEQWMQGHRDLWVQPKVDGVAVTLVYQQGKLIGAISRGNGQKGENWLEKVKAIPTVPQHLQRAPARLVLQGELFLKVNNHRQQALGGINARAKVAGMLMRKQLSPELNQLGLFIWAWPDGPPNMAERLQQLTAMGFTLSQQYSKPVKTLAEVEQWRTSWHRGPLPFVTDGIVIHQGGVPEGRYWQAKPSDWAVAWKYPPAQQVARVTDVEFAVGRTGKIAVVLLLEPVQIDDKWVRRVNVGSLPLWQKWDIAPGDHVAIGLMGQGIPHLNRVVWRAVKRERPIAPRPENYHPLSCFTPQPGCRQQFLARLVWLSGTHGLDIDGLNEAGWQSLIAQGLVDDLLDWLLLTPEQLNGVPGMGNKRAQALYQQFHQARQQPFGRWLIALGVPLSPIQMAEIQVKNWQQMQQITLKRWQEVAGIGAKRAKQIQSFLQSSAMHELVNTLVEQEINGFGSLPNHSMMVGYTENTENE
- a CDS encoding DUF3574 domain-containing protein — its product is MRNASMLAAAAAILLLSGCVAPIQQATSQKSVLCGVGEPMVQTTLYFGLNRPVGPVITAVEWQSFVDQQVTPRFKEGLSVFDAKGQWLGNDGKLARENSKALMLIHTPGAESEQNIEALRTHYKQQFVQDSVMRVDTPVCVAF
- the rpoZ gene encoding DNA-directed RNA polymerase subunit omega; translated protein: MARVTVQDAVEKIGNRFDLVLVAARRARQIQTGGKDALVPEENDKYTVIALREIEEGLINSQILDVRERQEQQEQEAAEIQAVTAIAEGRR
- the gmk gene encoding guanylate kinase; amino-acid sequence: MVQGTLYIVSAPSGAGKSSLIQALLKTQPLYDTQVSVSHTTRDSRPGENHGEHYFFVSKDEFRRMIEQDEFLEHAEVFGNYYGTSRAAIELVLSTGVDVFLDIDWQGAQQIRAKMPQSRSIFILPPSKEELGRRLRGRGQDADDVIAKRMAQAVAEMTHYAEYDYLIVNDDFDLALSDLKTIIRAERLRLGRQILRHDALISKLLAD
- the trmH gene encoding tRNA (guanosine(18)-2'-O)-methyltransferase TrmH, whose protein sequence is MSPERYARICEMLATRQPDLTVCLEQVHKPHNVSAIIRTADAVGVHQVHAVWPTTRMRTLVSSAAGSNSWVSVRTHRTITDAVTHMKNQGMQILATHLSARAIDFREVDYTRPTCVLLGQEKTGITKEALALADQDIIIPMIGMVQSLNVSVASALILYEAQRQRQNAGMYRREYGALDEEERQRLLFEGGYPVLANVAKRKGLPRPHIDEQGQVVADAEWWATMQATTVRQ